One window from the genome of Candidatus Didemnitutus sp. encodes:
- a CDS encoding GTP-binding protein, giving the protein MANAPIPVTVLTGFLGAGKTTLLNRILTEQHGKKIAVIENEFGEVGVDNQLVIQSDEEIFEMNNGCICCTVRGDLLRILTRLMKRKDRLDAILIETTGLANPAPVAQTFFTDPEMREQFSLDGIVTVVDAKHILLHLDDSPEALKQVAFADVILLNKTDLITPAELDALEQRLKRINAVAKVYRAQNAAVPIDRVLNLGGFKLERAVEVDPQFLEMEYPFEWAGGYELTAGEHELEIGHDPAEADEHDCGHDHDHGDHAHHHHGEHDHECGPDCGHNHNELDVVVVPVKSFAEPDVTAAINATVQTFSDWENIVLPGESLAVGPKLNRLKLANEYGKFRLSIPATGRYLLFTAHDVPTHFYARNGSGAPADDPHGAGFLRYAWDRTFRHEHSHDEAVSSVGISVPGDLDGKKLNDWISELLRTKGGDIYRMKGVLCVKGTNKRLVFQGVHMLFDAKFDREWQRDENRTNTLVFIGKNLDRAALTEGFKACLA; this is encoded by the coding sequence ATGGCCAACGCTCCCATTCCCGTCACCGTCCTCACCGGCTTCCTCGGCGCCGGCAAAACCACGCTGCTCAACCGCATCCTCACCGAGCAGCACGGCAAAAAGATCGCCGTCATCGAAAACGAATTCGGCGAAGTCGGCGTCGACAACCAGCTCGTCATCCAGAGCGACGAGGAAATCTTCGAGATGAACAACGGCTGCATCTGCTGCACCGTGCGCGGCGACCTCCTCCGCATTCTCACGCGCCTCATGAAGCGCAAGGACCGCCTCGACGCCATCCTCATCGAGACCACCGGCCTCGCCAACCCCGCGCCCGTCGCGCAGACCTTCTTCACCGATCCGGAAATGCGCGAGCAGTTCTCCCTCGACGGCATCGTCACCGTCGTCGACGCGAAACACATCCTGCTCCACCTCGACGACTCGCCTGAAGCGCTCAAGCAAGTCGCCTTCGCCGACGTCATCCTGCTCAACAAGACTGACCTCATCACGCCCGCCGAGCTCGACGCACTCGAGCAGCGCCTGAAACGCATCAACGCCGTCGCCAAAGTCTACCGCGCGCAAAACGCCGCCGTCCCCATCGACCGCGTGCTCAACCTCGGCGGCTTCAAACTCGAGCGCGCCGTCGAAGTCGATCCGCAGTTCCTCGAGATGGAATATCCCTTCGAATGGGCCGGCGGCTATGAACTCACCGCCGGCGAACACGAACTCGAGATCGGCCACGATCCTGCCGAAGCCGACGAACACGACTGCGGCCACGACCACGATCACGGCGACCACGCGCATCACCACCACGGCGAACACGATCACGAGTGCGGCCCCGACTGCGGCCACAACCACAACGAACTCGACGTCGTCGTCGTGCCTGTGAAGTCCTTCGCCGAACCCGACGTCACCGCGGCGATCAACGCGACGGTTCAAACCTTTTCCGACTGGGAAAACATCGTGCTCCCCGGCGAGTCGCTCGCCGTCGGCCCGAAACTCAACCGCCTCAAGCTCGCGAACGAATACGGCAAATTCCGCCTCTCGATTCCCGCCACCGGGCGCTACCTGCTCTTCACCGCCCACGACGTCCCCACGCACTTCTACGCCCGCAACGGCTCCGGCGCGCCCGCCGACGACCCGCACGGCGCCGGCTTCCTCCGTTACGCGTGGGACCGCACCTTCCGCCACGAACACTCGCACGACGAAGCCGTCTCCTCCGTCGGCATCAGCGTCCCCGGCGACCTCGACGGCAAGAAGCTCAACGACTGGATCAGCGAACTCCTCCGCACCAAAGGCGGCGACATCTACCGCATGAAAGGCGTGCTCTGCGTGAAGGGCACGAACAAGCGCCTCGTCTTCCAAGGCGTGCACATGCTCTTCGACGCGAAGTTCGACCGCGAGTGGCAGCGCGACGAGAACCGCACGAACACCCTCGTTTTCATCGGCAAAAACCTCGACCGCGCCGCGCTGACCGAAGGCTTCAAAGCCTGCCTCGCGTAA
- a CDS encoding phosphatase PAP2 family protein produces the protein MLRCAVLFTLLASLARAGFIAPDALDSLQVVPPPPAPDTIVAEAERATLALLVQNRTPEQVALARRWEKYDVFKMVQPVLGDWASAQTLPKLAAFIKNSTVETRPFTDRAKSAYARHRPHEDNPALTLAFDKKPDGSSYPSGHATAAWLHATLLGAALPDHAAEFHHQAELVCLSRLYGGAHYPSDVVAGHHLGAAIAAAMLKSPETQHALEEIRAELAAAIAAHQKAA, from the coding sequence ATGTTACGCTGTGCGGTTCTGTTCACGCTTCTCGCCAGTCTGGCGCGCGCGGGCTTCATCGCGCCCGACGCGCTCGATTCCCTCCAAGTTGTCCCGCCGCCGCCTGCGCCCGACACCATCGTCGCCGAAGCCGAGCGCGCCACCCTCGCCCTCCTCGTGCAGAACCGCACGCCGGAACAGGTCGCCCTCGCCCGCCGCTGGGAGAAATACGACGTCTTCAAGATGGTGCAGCCTGTCCTCGGCGACTGGGCGAGCGCACAGACGCTCCCGAAACTCGCCGCCTTCATCAAGAACTCCACCGTCGAAACGCGCCCCTTCACCGACCGCGCCAAGAGCGCCTACGCGCGCCATCGTCCACATGAGGACAATCCCGCCCTGACCCTTGCCTTCGACAAGAAACCCGACGGTTCCTCCTATCCGAGCGGCCACGCCACCGCCGCCTGGCTGCACGCCACCCTGCTCGGCGCCGCGCTCCCGGACCACGCCGCTGAATTTCACCACCAAGCCGAACTCGTGTGCCTCAGCCGTCTTTACGGCGGCGCGCATTACCCGAGCGACGTCGTGGCGGGCCATCACCTCGGCGCCGCGATCGCCGCCGCCATGCTGAAGTCCCCCGAGACCCAGCACGCCCTCGAGGAAATCCGTGCCGAGCTCGCCGCCGCGATCGCCGCGCACCAGAAGGCCGCGTGA
- a CDS encoding DUF1653 domain-containing protein gives MNDLPPLPSEPKPGLYRHYKGNEYRVLGLARHSETLEPLVVYQALYGERGTWVRPAGMWSEIVEVGGQRAVRFARIGD, from the coding sequence ATGAACGATCTGCCGCCGCTGCCGAGTGAGCCGAAGCCTGGACTCTACCGCCACTACAAGGGCAACGAGTATCGCGTGCTCGGGCTCGCGCGGCATTCGGAGACGCTGGAGCCGCTCGTGGTTTATCAGGCGCTCTACGGCGAGCGCGGGACATGGGTGCGGCCGGCGGGGATGTGGAGCGAGATCGTCGAGGTCGGCGGGCAGCGCGCGGTGCGGTTCGCGCGGATCGGCGACTGA
- a CDS encoding histidine kinase: MNRAASAPSRPLLAFVLLLAVGGLSALIYGVAGDRSGMSLLADTGARIEVLPDPAHHFAWPAVRDELGWHAFQSRDYIHAGLGEAVWVRITLANPTAQPIRGVLADPDFIADEIQLWAPEATAPDGWSHARTGQSVPAAEKPTWGRAAAFPVELPPHSAGTLYLRAADHFSTWLQLQWWPEQRAFHAAQLRATLADALYFGILAALLIYNSVLWSRLRHRDLGYYLAYLGSFAFFMVLARAQDQVVGAAVPTPIYETLVAGSLAASAFFFVGFAREFLQFAELAPRFDRLARALLWLNAGLGLGALSILGNASPAWMHVVLAVGVATHGTIMAGAIIVWRAGAAHARYFALSFGALLLGGLPMAVQWLLAIPFGNAFLGALFGSALEMLLLSLALADRFARLQREHYEARLAEETVRLEALRYQLNPHFLFNALNSIYGLVLPHSAAAGDLVRRLSDFCRSTLMRPRGSWQTLADELAMLRSYLDIEQARWRENLVIATDFDPAADAFQIPPFLLLPLVENAIKHGGATSPRVLTLRLATRREPDGGLTLTVINSGEWQPEDSPPRASAAPFRASTGTGLANLRERLTRAYGPAATLTTAADDGWVTLTLRLPSPLHS; this comes from the coding sequence ATGAACCGCGCCGCCTCCGCGCCCAGTCGGCCGCTGCTCGCCTTCGTGCTGCTCCTCGCCGTCGGCGGCCTCTCCGCGCTCATCTACGGCGTCGCCGGCGACCGCAGCGGCATGAGCCTGCTCGCCGACACCGGCGCGCGCATCGAGGTGCTCCCCGATCCCGCGCATCACTTCGCGTGGCCCGCCGTGCGGGACGAGCTGGGCTGGCACGCCTTTCAATCGCGCGACTACATCCACGCCGGCCTCGGCGAAGCCGTCTGGGTGCGCATCACGCTCGCCAACCCCACCGCGCAACCGATCCGCGGCGTGCTTGCCGACCCGGATTTCATCGCCGACGAAATCCAGTTGTGGGCACCGGAGGCGACCGCGCCGGATGGCTGGAGCCACGCGCGCACCGGCCAATCCGTGCCGGCCGCCGAGAAACCGACGTGGGGCCGCGCCGCCGCCTTCCCGGTCGAGCTGCCGCCGCACAGCGCGGGCACGCTCTACCTGCGCGCAGCGGATCATTTCTCGACCTGGCTCCAACTCCAATGGTGGCCCGAGCAACGCGCGTTCCACGCCGCGCAACTGCGCGCGACGCTGGCCGACGCGCTCTACTTCGGCATCCTCGCCGCGCTGCTCATCTACAACAGCGTGCTCTGGTCGCGCCTCCGGCATCGCGACCTCGGCTACTACCTCGCCTACCTCGGCTCGTTCGCGTTCTTCATGGTCCTCGCGCGCGCACAGGATCAGGTCGTCGGCGCCGCCGTGCCCACGCCGATCTATGAAACGCTCGTCGCGGGCTCCCTCGCGGCGAGCGCGTTCTTCTTCGTCGGCTTCGCGCGGGAGTTCCTGCAATTCGCCGAACTCGCGCCGCGCTTCGACCGCCTCGCGCGCGCGCTGCTCTGGTTGAACGCCGGCCTCGGGCTCGGCGCGCTCTCCATCCTCGGCAACGCGAGTCCGGCGTGGATGCATGTCGTGCTCGCCGTCGGCGTCGCCACGCACGGCACGATCATGGCTGGCGCCATCATCGTCTGGCGCGCGGGTGCGGCGCATGCACGCTACTTCGCGCTCTCGTTCGGCGCGCTCCTGCTCGGCGGTCTTCCGATGGCGGTCCAATGGCTGCTCGCGATCCCCTTCGGCAACGCCTTCCTCGGCGCCCTCTTCGGCTCCGCCCTCGAAATGCTCCTGCTCTCGCTCGCGCTCGCCGACCGTTTCGCGCGCCTCCAGCGCGAGCACTACGAAGCCCGCCTCGCTGAGGAAACCGTGCGGCTCGAGGCGCTCCGTTATCAGCTCAACCCGCACTTCCTCTTCAACGCGCTCAACTCCATCTACGGCCTCGTGCTCCCGCACTCCGCCGCCGCCGGCGATCTCGTGCGCCGACTCTCCGATTTCTGCCGCAGCACGCTCATGCGCCCGCGCGGCTCGTGGCAGACGCTGGCCGACGAACTCGCCATGCTCCGCAGCTACCTCGACATCGAGCAGGCGCGCTGGCGCGAGAATCTCGTCATCGCCACCGATTTCGATCCCGCCGCCGACGCCTTCCAGATTCCGCCCTTCCTGCTCCTCCCGCTCGTCGAAAACGCCATCAAGCACGGCGGCGCCACCAGCCCGCGCGTGCTCACGCTCCGCCTCGCCACCCGGCGCGAGCCCGACGGCGGACTGACGCTCACCGTGATCAACAGCGGCGAATGGCAACCCGAGGACTCGCCGCCGCGCGCCTCTGCCGCGCCCTTCCGCGCCTCCACCGGCACCGGCCTCGCCAATCTCCGCGAGCGCCTCACGCGCGCC